The Cervus canadensis isolate Bull #8, Minnesota chromosome 29, ASM1932006v1, whole genome shotgun sequence genome includes a window with the following:
- the ST3GAL4 gene encoding CMP-N-acetylneuraminate-beta-galactosamide-alpha-2,3-sialyltransferase 4 isoform X2 — MDGPCAFSCVSSVARGSRDDNSPQEPWHLRNMISKSRWKLLAMLALFLAVMVWYSISREDRYIELFYFPVPGKKEPCLQGEAEKMVSKLFGNYSREQPFFLQLKDYFWVKTPSLYELPYGTKGSEDLLLRVLAITSYSIPESIQSLKCRRCVVVGNGHRLRNSSLGEAINKYDVVIRLNSAPVAGYEQDVGSKTTMRLFYPESAHFNPKVEDNPDTLLVLVAFKAMDFHWIESILSDKKRVRKGFWKQPPLIWDVNPKQIRILNPFYMEIAADKLLSLPIQQPHKIKQKPTTGLLAITLALHLCDLVHIAGFGYPDAHQKKQSIHYYEYITLKSMMWSGHNVSQEALAIKRMLEIGAVKNLTYF; from the exons GTGGCCCGAGGCAGCCGGGATGACAACTCTCCCCAGGAACCCTGGCACCTGAGAAACATGATCAGCAAGTCCC GCTGGAAGCTCCTGGCCATGCTGGCTCTGTTCCTGGCTGTCATGGTGTGGTACTCTATCTCTCGAGAGGACAGGTACATTGAACT CTTTTATTTTCCTGTCCCAGGGAAGAAAGAGCCATGCCTCCAGGGTGAGGCGGAGAAGATGGTCTCCAAGCTCTTTGGCAA CTACTCCCGAGAACAGCCTTTCTTCCTGCAGCTTAAAGATTATTTCTGGGTCAAGACCCCATCTCTCTATGAGCTGCCCTACGGGACCAAGGGGAGTG AAGATCTGCTCCTCCGGGTGCTAGCCATCACCAGCTACTCCATCCCAGAGAGCATCCAGAG CCTGAAGTGCCGCCGCTGCGTGGTGGTGGGGAACGGGCATCGGCTGCGCAACAGCTCTCTGGGAGAGGCCATCAACAAGTACGACGTGGTCATCAG GTTAAACAGTGCTCCGGTGGCTGGCTACGAGCAGGACGTGGGCTCCAAGACCACCATGCGTCTCTTCTACCCTGAATCTGCCCACTTCAACCCCAAAGTGGAGGACAACCCCGACACACTCCTCGTCTTGGTAGCTTTCAAGGCCATGGACTTCCACTGGATTGAGAGCATCCTTAGTGATAAGAAGCGA GTGCGAAAGGGCTTCTGGAAACAGCCTCCCCTCATCTGGGACGTCAACCCCAAACAGATTCGGATTCTCAACCCCTTCTACATGGAAATCGCAGCTGACAAACTGCTGAGCCTGCCGATACAACAGCCACACAAGATTAAGCAG AAGCCCACCACAGGGCTATTGGCCATCACCCTGGCCCTCCACCTCTGCGACCTGGTGCACATTGCTGGCTTCGGCTACCCAGACGCCCACCAGAAGAAGCAGTCCATTCACTACTATGAGTATATCACGCTCAAGTCCATGATG TGGTCAGGCCACAATGTCTCCCAGGAGGCCCTGGCCATCAAGCGGATGCTGGAGATTGGAGCGGTCAAGAACCTCACTTACTTCTGA
- the ST3GAL4 gene encoding CMP-N-acetylneuraminate-beta-galactosamide-alpha-2,3-sialyltransferase 4 isoform X1: MKKVARGSRDDNSPQEPWHLRNMISKSRWKLLAMLALFLAVMVWYSISREDSFYFPVPGKKEPCLQGEAEKMVSKLFGNYSREQPFFLQLKDYFWVKTPSLYELPYGTKGSEDLLLRVLAITSYSIPESIQSLKCRRCVVVGNGHRLRNSSLGEAINKYDVVIRLNSAPVAGYEQDVGSKTTMRLFYPESAHFNPKVEDNPDTLLVLVAFKAMDFHWIESILSDKKRVRKGFWKQPPLIWDVNPKQIRILNPFYMEIAADKLLSLPIQQPHKIKQKPTTGLLAITLALHLCDLVHIAGFGYPDAHQKKQSIHYYEYITLKSMMWSGHNVSQEALAIKRMLEIGAVKNLTYF, translated from the exons GTGGCCCGAGGCAGCCGGGATGACAACTCTCCCCAGGAACCCTGGCACCTGAGAAACATGATCAGCAAGTCCC GCTGGAAGCTCCTGGCCATGCTGGCTCTGTTCCTGGCTGTCATGGTGTGGTACTCTATCTCTCGAGAGGACAG CTTTTATTTTCCTGTCCCAGGGAAGAAAGAGCCATGCCTCCAGGGTGAGGCGGAGAAGATGGTCTCCAAGCTCTTTGGCAA CTACTCCCGAGAACAGCCTTTCTTCCTGCAGCTTAAAGATTATTTCTGGGTCAAGACCCCATCTCTCTATGAGCTGCCCTACGGGACCAAGGGGAGTG AAGATCTGCTCCTCCGGGTGCTAGCCATCACCAGCTACTCCATCCCAGAGAGCATCCAGAG CCTGAAGTGCCGCCGCTGCGTGGTGGTGGGGAACGGGCATCGGCTGCGCAACAGCTCTCTGGGAGAGGCCATCAACAAGTACGACGTGGTCATCAG GTTAAACAGTGCTCCGGTGGCTGGCTACGAGCAGGACGTGGGCTCCAAGACCACCATGCGTCTCTTCTACCCTGAATCTGCCCACTTCAACCCCAAAGTGGAGGACAACCCCGACACACTCCTCGTCTTGGTAGCTTTCAAGGCCATGGACTTCCACTGGATTGAGAGCATCCTTAGTGATAAGAAGCGA GTGCGAAAGGGCTTCTGGAAACAGCCTCCCCTCATCTGGGACGTCAACCCCAAACAGATTCGGATTCTCAACCCCTTCTACATGGAAATCGCAGCTGACAAACTGCTGAGCCTGCCGATACAACAGCCACACAAGATTAAGCAG AAGCCCACCACAGGGCTATTGGCCATCACCCTGGCCCTCCACCTCTGCGACCTGGTGCACATTGCTGGCTTCGGCTACCCAGACGCCCACCAGAAGAAGCAGTCCATTCACTACTATGAGTATATCACGCTCAAGTCCATGATG TGGTCAGGCCACAATGTCTCCCAGGAGGCCCTGGCCATCAAGCGGATGCTGGAGATTGGAGCGGTCAAGAACCTCACTTACTTCTGA
- the ST3GAL4 gene encoding CMP-N-acetylneuraminate-beta-galactosamide-alpha-2,3-sialyltransferase 4 isoform X3, whose translation MISKSRWKLLAMLALFLAVMVWYSISREDRYIELFYFPVPGKKEPCLQGEAEKMVSKLFGNYSREQPFFLQLKDYFWVKTPSLYELPYGTKGSEDLLLRVLAITSYSIPESIQSLKCRRCVVVGNGHRLRNSSLGEAINKYDVVIRLNSAPVAGYEQDVGSKTTMRLFYPESAHFNPKVEDNPDTLLVLVAFKAMDFHWIESILSDKKRVRKGFWKQPPLIWDVNPKQIRILNPFYMEIAADKLLSLPIQQPHKIKQKPTTGLLAITLALHLCDLVHIAGFGYPDAHQKKQSIHYYEYITLKSMMWSGHNVSQEALAIKRMLEIGAVKNLTYF comes from the exons ATGATCAGCAAGTCCC GCTGGAAGCTCCTGGCCATGCTGGCTCTGTTCCTGGCTGTCATGGTGTGGTACTCTATCTCTCGAGAGGACAGGTACATTGAACT CTTTTATTTTCCTGTCCCAGGGAAGAAAGAGCCATGCCTCCAGGGTGAGGCGGAGAAGATGGTCTCCAAGCTCTTTGGCAA CTACTCCCGAGAACAGCCTTTCTTCCTGCAGCTTAAAGATTATTTCTGGGTCAAGACCCCATCTCTCTATGAGCTGCCCTACGGGACCAAGGGGAGTG AAGATCTGCTCCTCCGGGTGCTAGCCATCACCAGCTACTCCATCCCAGAGAGCATCCAGAG CCTGAAGTGCCGCCGCTGCGTGGTGGTGGGGAACGGGCATCGGCTGCGCAACAGCTCTCTGGGAGAGGCCATCAACAAGTACGACGTGGTCATCAG GTTAAACAGTGCTCCGGTGGCTGGCTACGAGCAGGACGTGGGCTCCAAGACCACCATGCGTCTCTTCTACCCTGAATCTGCCCACTTCAACCCCAAAGTGGAGGACAACCCCGACACACTCCTCGTCTTGGTAGCTTTCAAGGCCATGGACTTCCACTGGATTGAGAGCATCCTTAGTGATAAGAAGCGA GTGCGAAAGGGCTTCTGGAAACAGCCTCCCCTCATCTGGGACGTCAACCCCAAACAGATTCGGATTCTCAACCCCTTCTACATGGAAATCGCAGCTGACAAACTGCTGAGCCTGCCGATACAACAGCCACACAAGATTAAGCAG AAGCCCACCACAGGGCTATTGGCCATCACCCTGGCCCTCCACCTCTGCGACCTGGTGCACATTGCTGGCTTCGGCTACCCAGACGCCCACCAGAAGAAGCAGTCCATTCACTACTATGAGTATATCACGCTCAAGTCCATGATG TGGTCAGGCCACAATGTCTCCCAGGAGGCCCTGGCCATCAAGCGGATGCTGGAGATTGGAGCGGTCAAGAACCTCACTTACTTCTGA